The Burkholderia pyrrocinia genome includes a region encoding these proteins:
- a CDS encoding sensor domain-containing diguanylate cyclase has protein sequence MAVRASLLHSVLATPPSGNHRVTAALRPSMLVTLFEDVRPMALSGLASGFVAAVALIRLQQLWCLVWLIVDIGLLAARLLVARAYAVRRDAGDDHAEYWAMRYAPVSLVACFVLGLGVMGCVQAADVELGTLSVMVAGGVFGGIASRNSALPRLAMTQVALGVLPIGVGALLAHRPGAWLLLPPLAIYLAAMRTVVQRHYRVLVALIAARQRNAELVARFDAALTYMPHGLCMIDGESRVIVANRRTAQLFGSPREIMLDTPLPAVIAALGANAETDPGGAGLAVQCDIWLNRDEPGPLDITLADGRQLELTRHRVPDGNAVIIVEDVTARRQTEQHIRHLARHDALTGLPNRHELHAELRRMLARRSRLPGPALAVMYLDLDGFKAINDRFGHQAGDEVLTQVAEQLGKTLPPGALAARIGGDEFVVAIDDTTMHACSILAARIIRQISAPYTLSLGATVSFGISIGIALDDGHGSPDELIRQADSALYDAKSAGKGIYCFYSSGSRRMAPATAS, from the coding sequence ATGGCAGTCAGGGCATCTCTCCTGCACTCCGTTCTCGCCACTCCTCCCTCCGGCAACCACCGCGTGACGGCCGCGCTGCGCCCGTCGATGCTCGTTACCCTGTTCGAAGACGTCCGCCCGATGGCGCTATCCGGGCTCGCGAGCGGCTTCGTCGCGGCCGTCGCGCTGATCCGGCTGCAGCAGCTCTGGTGCCTCGTGTGGCTCATCGTCGACATCGGCCTGCTCGCCGCGCGGCTCTTGGTCGCGCGTGCCTACGCGGTGCGACGCGACGCCGGCGACGACCACGCCGAATACTGGGCAATGCGCTATGCGCCCGTGTCGCTCGTCGCATGCTTCGTGCTCGGCCTCGGCGTGATGGGCTGCGTGCAAGCCGCGGATGTCGAGCTCGGTACGCTGTCGGTGATGGTCGCGGGCGGCGTGTTCGGCGGGATCGCGTCGCGCAATTCGGCGCTGCCGCGGCTCGCGATGACGCAGGTCGCACTCGGCGTGCTGCCGATCGGCGTCGGCGCGCTGCTGGCCCACCGCCCGGGCGCGTGGCTGCTGCTGCCGCCGCTCGCGATCTATCTCGCGGCCATGCGCACGGTCGTCCAGCGCCACTACCGCGTGCTCGTCGCGCTGATCGCCGCGCGCCAGCGCAACGCCGAACTCGTCGCACGCTTCGACGCCGCACTCACCTATATGCCGCACGGCCTGTGCATGATCGACGGCGAGAGCCGCGTGATCGTCGCGAACCGGCGCACCGCGCAGCTGTTCGGCTCGCCGCGCGAGATCATGCTCGATACGCCGCTGCCCGCCGTCATCGCGGCGCTCGGCGCGAACGCCGAGACCGATCCCGGCGGCGCCGGTCTCGCCGTGCAGTGCGATATCTGGCTGAACCGCGACGAACCCGGGCCGCTCGACATCACGCTCGCCGACGGACGCCAGCTCGAACTGACGCGCCACCGCGTGCCGGACGGCAACGCGGTGATCATCGTCGAGGACGTCACCGCGCGCCGCCAGACCGAGCAGCACATCCGGCACCTCGCGCGGCACGACGCGCTGACCGGTTTGCCGAACCGCCACGAGTTGCATGCCGAGCTCAGGCGGATGCTCGCGCGCCGGTCGCGCCTGCCGGGCCCCGCGCTCGCCGTCATGTATCTCGACCTCGACGGCTTCAAGGCGATCAACGACCGGTTCGGCCACCAGGCCGGCGACGAAGTGCTCACGCAGGTCGCCGAGCAGCTCGGCAAGACGCTGCCGCCCGGCGCGCTTGCCGCGCGCATCGGCGGCGACGAGTTCGTCGTCGCGATCGACGACACCACGATGCACGCGTGTTCGATCCTCGCCGCGCGGATCATCCGGCAGATCTCGGCGCCGTACACGCTGTCGCTCGGCGCGACCGTCAGCTTCGGGATCAGCATCGGCATCGCGCTCGACGACGGGCACGGTTCCCCCGACGAACTGATCCGGCAGGCCGACAGCGCGCTGTACGACGCGAAGTCGGCCGGCAAGGGGATCTACTGCTTCTATTCGAGCGGCAGCCGCCGGATGGCGCCGGCCACCGCGAGCTGA
- a CDS encoding succinylglutamate desuccinylase/aspartoacylase family protein, translated as MTASSSHRNPIHCEIDLDAQGKHAGYLRLPHSVHRSAYGWLPIPIASIRNGDGPVALVMAGNHGDEYEGQIIVSQLMREIEPEMVSGQLILLPMANFPAADAGLRVSPLDEGNLNRSFPGDPAGTPTQMIAHYIEHALLSRAQYLVDLHSGGSSLLYHGGNMLAIDPLDADEAAKLNGLLVAFGLQNALLHAPNPVHSASAARRQGAISIVTELGGAGMADPSLIRLGRHGLLYYLGYIGLLRGALVPDAPPTVTRFMRVDGDRHFVYAYERGLYEPLVELGDQVKAGQPAAWVHFPDTPLREPVLHRFNGDGEVVCKRVPAQVRRGDCLFQLAEPTAAPSIGLKA; from the coding sequence ATGACCGCCTCCTCGTCACACCGAAATCCCATCCACTGCGAAATCGATCTCGACGCGCAAGGCAAGCACGCGGGCTACCTGCGGCTGCCGCATTCCGTGCACCGCTCGGCGTACGGCTGGCTGCCGATTCCGATCGCGTCGATCCGCAACGGCGACGGCCCGGTCGCGCTCGTGATGGCCGGCAACCACGGCGATGAATACGAAGGCCAGATCATCGTGTCGCAGTTGATGCGCGAGATCGAGCCTGAGATGGTCAGCGGGCAGTTGATCCTGCTGCCGATGGCGAATTTCCCGGCGGCGGATGCAGGGCTGCGCGTGTCGCCGCTCGACGAGGGCAACCTGAATCGCAGTTTCCCCGGCGATCCGGCGGGCACGCCGACGCAGATGATCGCCCACTACATCGAGCATGCGCTGCTGTCGCGCGCGCAGTACCTGGTCGACCTGCATTCGGGCGGCAGTTCGCTGCTTTACCACGGCGGCAACATGCTCGCGATCGATCCGCTCGACGCCGACGAAGCCGCGAAACTCAACGGGCTGCTGGTCGCATTCGGGTTGCAGAATGCGCTGCTGCATGCGCCGAATCCCGTGCACTCCGCGTCGGCCGCGCGCCGGCAAGGCGCGATCTCGATCGTGACCGAACTCGGCGGCGCGGGCATGGCCGATCCGTCGCTGATCCGGCTCGGCCGTCACGGGCTGCTGTACTACCTCGGCTATATCGGCCTGCTGCGCGGCGCGCTCGTGCCCGACGCGCCACCGACCGTCACGCGCTTCATGCGCGTCGACGGCGACCGCCATTTCGTCTACGCATACGAGCGCGGGTTGTATGAGCCGCTCGTCGAACTCGGCGACCAGGTGAAGGCCGGGCAGCCGGCCGCGTGGGTGCATTTCCCCGATACGCCGTTGCGCGAACCGGTGCTGCACCGGTTCAACGGCGACGGCGAAGTGGTGTGCAAGCGCGTGCCCGCGCAGGTGCGGCGCGGCGATTGCCTGTTCCAGCTCGCGGAGCCGACCGCGGCGCCGAGCATCGGCCTGAAGGCCTAA
- a CDS encoding xanthine dehydrogenase family protein molybdopterin-binding subunit, producing the protein MKNHGLSRRGFLKASVLAGVAVYVAPLGSRAFAALFEEKLLTPVKWDSVTGIPQFRIDGIAKVTGAKVFARDVRAADMPHWPQQQSHALILRVTQADRTYEGFDLSLLGDDLKPDRVVTADDLVRDGVAFPTFYGDDMLLPAGKTPAYLGHAVAILIYHDFARFRFAKNALKFRDDVIRYGAVTGPLERDPWGTFRYVRVGGKTAYDDDVYSSLKDAPIFPSMMRKHLPVWPDGKEHGKLDEQGMFLAGQIASELDHPTADWLVFDREYNTQSVDTSALEPDNANCWYDAATQSLHLVVPTQSPLEVAENAAAMVAKCRFPVKKLFVHPCYTVGYGSKDHFNVPFYGLVCALYADGRPVRFANDRYEQFQTSLKRHAFKMHYRIAVDRNTGLLQSFKGDFEANGGGRSNFSPSVAMVGATAAQSIYYFPKSDLAAVAIASRAIDAGSARGYGTLQSMAATEMAVDEIAAQLNIDPIDFRLRNALRSGMKNTQGAIPAGALRVDEVLERAKQHPLWTRRVARKAEFEAANPGKRYGVGFACVQKDFGTGAEASFAKVEFDEHGKVSLQHTAAEIGTGMSTSQAVAVAKWLGRPATEVRVAVTEWPDLPVETSGDPYLMSQADQDRLSANPRWSPNYASPSSATNSAYYFTHSTREAARAVFRYGLWPAAMSIWTRGLGGGQAAPYTIRIEDARWVDGKLTADGLEPLTFEQLAKQAHALGLPTGAVVHVFNRWQWTDAEFDVGGTVERMPIDGLSLRVGAPKTGDDNGPVPGTAAPAGATAMRGTLPPTANGYRVLDRKRVFIPPTSRNNAAVTYYTAVGTLVELAVHEATGKVELITHHSIMECGNQISPQLVSGQLQGGLAMGIGHALHEYLPLYEDGPGNGTWNFNRYQLPRASDVAVWSQTGDVLPPLSETDPPKGVAEVVMIPVVGAIVNGIAHAIGHRFTDLPVTPQKIQEVLA; encoded by the coding sequence ATGAAAAACCACGGCCTGTCACGGCGGGGTTTTCTGAAAGCCAGCGTGCTGGCGGGCGTCGCAGTGTATGTCGCGCCCCTGGGCAGCCGCGCGTTCGCGGCGCTCTTCGAAGAAAAACTCCTCACCCCCGTCAAATGGGATAGCGTCACCGGCATCCCCCAATTCCGCATCGATGGCATCGCGAAGGTCACGGGCGCGAAAGTGTTCGCCCGCGACGTCCGCGCGGCCGACATGCCGCACTGGCCGCAGCAGCAGTCGCACGCGCTGATCCTGCGCGTCACGCAGGCCGACCGCACCTACGAAGGCTTCGACCTGTCGCTGCTCGGCGACGACCTGAAACCGGACCGCGTGGTCACGGCCGACGATCTCGTGCGCGACGGCGTCGCGTTCCCGACGTTCTACGGCGACGACATGCTGTTGCCGGCCGGCAAGACGCCCGCGTATCTCGGCCATGCGGTCGCGATCCTCATCTACCACGACTTCGCGCGCTTCCGCTTCGCGAAGAACGCGCTCAAGTTCCGCGACGACGTGATCCGCTACGGTGCGGTCACGGGCCCGCTCGAGCGCGATCCGTGGGGGACCTTCCGCTACGTGCGCGTGGGCGGCAAGACGGCCTACGACGACGACGTCTATTCGAGCCTGAAGGACGCGCCGATCTTCCCGAGCATGATGCGCAAGCACCTGCCGGTGTGGCCGGACGGCAAGGAGCACGGCAAGCTCGACGAGCAGGGCATGTTCCTGGCGGGGCAGATCGCCAGCGAGCTCGACCATCCGACGGCCGACTGGCTCGTGTTCGACCGCGAGTACAACACGCAGTCGGTCGATACTTCCGCGCTCGAGCCCGACAACGCGAACTGCTGGTACGACGCCGCGACGCAGTCGCTGCACCTCGTCGTGCCGACCCAGTCGCCGCTCGAAGTGGCCGAGAACGCGGCCGCGATGGTCGCGAAATGCCGCTTCCCGGTGAAGAAGCTGTTCGTGCATCCGTGCTACACGGTCGGCTACGGTTCCAAGGATCACTTCAACGTGCCGTTCTACGGGCTCGTCTGCGCGCTGTACGCGGACGGCCGCCCGGTGCGTTTCGCGAACGACCGCTACGAGCAGTTCCAGACGTCGCTGAAGCGTCACGCGTTCAAGATGCATTACCGGATCGCGGTCGACCGCAACACGGGCCTGCTGCAGTCGTTCAAGGGCGATTTCGAGGCGAACGGCGGCGGGCGCTCGAACTTCTCGCCGTCGGTGGCGATGGTCGGCGCGACGGCCGCGCAGTCGATCTACTACTTCCCGAAGAGCGACCTTGCCGCGGTCGCGATCGCGTCGCGCGCGATCGACGCCGGTTCCGCGCGCGGCTACGGCACGCTGCAGAGCATGGCCGCGACCGAGATGGCGGTCGACGAGATCGCCGCGCAGTTGAACATCGACCCGATCGATTTCCGGCTGCGCAACGCGCTGCGTTCGGGGATGAAGAACACGCAGGGCGCGATTCCCGCCGGCGCGCTGCGCGTCGACGAAGTGCTGGAACGCGCGAAGCAGCATCCGCTGTGGACGCGCCGTGTCGCGCGCAAGGCCGAATTCGAGGCGGCGAACCCGGGCAAGCGCTATGGCGTCGGTTTCGCATGCGTGCAGAAGGATTTCGGCACGGGCGCGGAAGCGTCGTTCGCGAAGGTCGAGTTCGACGAGCACGGCAAGGTGTCGTTGCAGCACACGGCGGCCGAGATCGGCACCGGGATGTCGACGTCGCAGGCCGTCGCGGTCGCGAAATGGCTCGGCCGTCCGGCGACCGAAGTGCGCGTTGCAGTAACCGAGTGGCCGGACCTGCCGGTCGAGACGAGCGGCGATCCGTACCTGATGTCGCAGGCCGACCAGGATCGCTTGAGCGCGAACCCGCGCTGGTCGCCGAACTATGCGTCGCCGTCGAGCGCGACGAATTCGGCGTATTACTTCACGCACAGCACGCGCGAAGCCGCGCGCGCCGTGTTCCGCTACGGGCTGTGGCCGGCCGCGATGTCGATCTGGACGCGCGGCCTCGGCGGCGGCCAGGCCGCGCCGTACACGATCCGCATCGAGGACGCGCGCTGGGTCGACGGCAAGCTGACCGCCGACGGCCTCGAGCCGCTGACGTTCGAACAGCTCGCGAAGCAGGCGCATGCACTCGGCCTGCCGACCGGCGCCGTCGTGCACGTGTTCAACCGCTGGCAATGGACCGACGCCGAGTTCGACGTGGGCGGCACGGTCGAACGCATGCCGATCGACGGGCTGTCGTTGCGCGTCGGCGCGCCGAAGACGGGCGACGACAACGGCCCGGTGCCGGGCACCGCCGCGCCGGCCGGCGCGACCGCGATGCGCGGCACGCTGCCGCCGACCGCGAACGGCTACCGCGTGCTGGACCGCAAGCGCGTGTTCATCCCGCCGACGAGCCGCAACAACGCGGCCGTCACGTACTACACGGCGGTCGGCACGCTCGTCGAGCTGGCCGTGCACGAAGCGACCGGCAAGGTCGAACTGATCACGCACCACTCGATCATGGAGTGCGGCAACCAGATCTCGCCGCAGCTCGTGTCGGGCCAGCTTCAGGGCGGCCTCGCGATGGGCATCGGCCATGCGTTGCATGAATACCTGCCGCTCTACGAGGACGGCCCCGGCAACGGCACGTGGAACTTCAACCGCTACCAGCTGCCGCGCGCATCCGACGTCGCCGTGTGGTCGCAGACGGGCGACGTGCTGCCGCCGCTGTCCGAGACCGATCCGCCGAAGGGTGTCGCCGAAGTGGTGATGATTCCCGTCGTCGGCGCGATCGTGAACGGCATCGCGCACGCGATCGGCCATCGTTTCACCGACCTGCCGGTGACCCCGCAAAAGATTCAGGAGGTGCTCGCATGA
- a CDS encoding LysR substrate-binding domain-containing protein has translation MRNRLPPLNPLRAFEAAARRGSVSAAADELHVTASAVSHQIRILESTLGIALFVRSKARVKLTPEGEALLEPVGTAFDMIANATVRLDSPVAVGDLVVSTPLSLTSRWLARHIGDFLERYPGIHLKVIPSNDDREIYSPDVDVCIRYGEGNWRNRHVELLEHPALFPVVSPALMNGPDAIRKVQDLAGRTLFCEHAGSWMRWLAEANADKLPGIRILEIGNAHIGVEAAVHGQGVALGDSLSVRDDLIDGTLVRPFSATVPSRHAYYLVTRHELTETPLVTAFTSWLRACLA, from the coding sequence ATGCGCAACCGCCTGCCACCGCTGAACCCGCTACGCGCATTCGAAGCCGCCGCCCGGCGCGGCAGCGTGTCTGCCGCCGCTGACGAACTGCACGTGACCGCGAGCGCAGTCAGCCACCAGATCCGCATTCTCGAAAGCACGCTCGGTATCGCGCTTTTCGTCCGATCAAAGGCCCGCGTGAAGCTCACGCCCGAAGGCGAGGCCCTGCTGGAACCGGTCGGCACCGCGTTCGACATGATCGCGAACGCCACCGTCAGGCTCGATTCGCCGGTCGCCGTCGGCGATCTCGTCGTGTCGACGCCGCTGTCGCTGACGTCGCGCTGGCTCGCCCGGCATATCGGCGATTTTCTCGAGCGCTATCCGGGTATTCACCTGAAAGTGATTCCGTCGAACGACGATCGCGAGATCTATTCGCCGGACGTCGACGTCTGCATTCGCTACGGGGAAGGCAACTGGCGCAACCGGCACGTCGAGTTGCTCGAGCATCCGGCGCTGTTCCCGGTCGTGAGCCCGGCGTTGATGAACGGGCCCGATGCGATCCGCAAGGTGCAGGATCTCGCGGGACGCACGCTGTTCTGCGAGCATGCGGGCTCGTGGATGCGCTGGCTGGCGGAAGCGAATGCCGACAAGTTGCCGGGCATCCGCATCCTCGAAATCGGCAACGCGCACATCGGCGTCGAAGCCGCGGTGCACGGGCAAGGCGTTGCGCTCGGCGACAGCCTGTCCGTGCGCGACGACCTGATCGACGGCACGCTCGTGCGGCCGTTCAGCGCAACGGTACCTTCACGTCATGCGTACTATCTCGTCACGCGTCATGAGCTGACCGAAACGCCACTCGTGACCGCATTCACGTCGTGGCTGCGCGCATGCCTTGCGTGA
- a CDS encoding (2Fe-2S)-binding protein, whose translation MTTAQTAASAASASAAATGASAPTVASAAPASTPAAAPAAVERPLVRFQQKPLSVNINGKSVGPMQVLEGLMMIEFLHEYAGLTGSRLGCGQGICHACVVIVDKPDGTSEEMRTCITGAHFFHGRSIRTIEGHAKRNDAGEVVELSPIQQKFLEHFSFQCGYCTPGFVNAATVLIERLKRQPVAKADVERTITEALDAHICRCTGYVRYYEAVKDVVLTTPGLVKDAA comes from the coding sequence ATGACGACCGCCCAAACCGCCGCGTCGGCCGCGAGCGCCAGCGCGGCCGCAACCGGCGCTTCCGCGCCGACCGTGGCTTCCGCCGCCCCGGCCTCGACCCCGGCTGCTGCGCCGGCCGCCGTCGAGCGTCCGCTCGTCCGGTTCCAGCAGAAACCGCTGTCGGTCAATATCAACGGCAAGTCCGTCGGACCGATGCAGGTGCTCGAAGGGCTGATGATGATCGAGTTCCTGCACGAGTACGCCGGCCTCACCGGTTCGCGGCTCGGCTGCGGGCAGGGCATCTGCCACGCCTGCGTCGTGATCGTCGACAAGCCGGACGGCACGAGCGAGGAAATGCGCACCTGCATTACCGGCGCGCACTTCTTCCACGGCCGTTCGATCCGCACGATCGAAGGCCACGCGAAGCGCAACGACGCGGGCGAAGTGGTCGAGCTGTCGCCGATCCAGCAGAAGTTCCTCGAGCACTTCAGCTTCCAGTGCGGCTACTGCACGCCGGGTTTCGTCAATGCGGCGACCGTGCTGATCGAGCGGCTGAAGCGCCAGCCGGTCGCGAAGGCCGACGTCGAACGCACGATCACCGAGGCGCTCGACGCGCACATCTGCCGCTGCACGGGCTACGTCCGCTACTACGAAGCCGTGAAGGACGTGGTGCTGACGACGCCGGGACTCGTGAAGGACGCCGCATGA
- a CDS encoding porin, with protein MHSYQFNKHASARVAGAVIATCLTGFAPGIAHAQSSVTLYGLIDTSITYATNQRTHGAGSPGSGSVAMTSGALNAARWGLRGREDLGGGMAAVFTLENGFSGTTGKLSQKGVDLFGRQAWIGVSSKTTGTLTFGRQYDLILDFVTPLGAAGPGWGGNLAVHPYDNDDSNRNLRINNAVKYTSPTYRGLTFGAMFGFSNAAGQFANNAAWSAGLSYANGPLKLGAGYLKISRDRNSPNPDGALNTVDGSATITGGNQQIWATAGRYAFGPHSVGAAWSHSTTDGVTGVLQGGNIAPLKGESLVFDNFTVDGRFFVTRALSLAAAYTYTMGRFDTSTGQTRPKWNQFVAQADYALSKRTDAYLEGVYQSVSGGNGNPAFNATVWTLTPSANNNQVVVALGLRHKF; from the coding sequence ATGCATTCCTACCAGTTTAACAAGCACGCCAGCGCTCGAGTCGCGGGGGCCGTCATTGCCACATGCCTGACCGGCTTCGCCCCAGGCATCGCGCACGCGCAGAGCAGCGTGACGCTGTACGGCCTGATCGACACGTCGATCACCTACGCGACCAACCAGCGCACGCACGGCGCCGGTTCACCGGGCAGCGGCAGTGTCGCGATGACGAGCGGCGCACTGAACGCGGCGCGCTGGGGGCTGCGCGGCCGCGAGGACCTCGGTGGCGGGATGGCCGCGGTCTTCACGCTCGAGAACGGTTTCTCGGGCACCACCGGCAAGCTGTCGCAGAAAGGCGTCGACCTGTTTGGCCGCCAGGCATGGATCGGCGTGAGTTCGAAGACGACCGGCACGCTCACGTTCGGCCGCCAGTACGACCTGATCCTCGATTTCGTGACGCCGCTCGGCGCGGCCGGCCCCGGCTGGGGCGGCAACCTCGCGGTCCATCCGTACGACAACGACGATTCGAACCGCAACCTCCGCATCAACAACGCGGTGAAATACACGAGCCCGACGTACCGCGGGCTGACGTTCGGCGCGATGTTCGGTTTCTCGAACGCGGCCGGCCAGTTCGCCAACAACGCGGCGTGGAGCGCGGGGCTGTCGTATGCGAACGGGCCGCTGAAGCTCGGCGCCGGCTACCTGAAGATCAGCCGCGACCGCAATTCGCCGAATCCTGACGGCGCGCTGAACACGGTCGACGGCTCGGCGACGATCACGGGCGGCAACCAGCAGATCTGGGCCACGGCCGGCCGTTATGCGTTCGGGCCGCATTCGGTCGGCGCCGCCTGGTCGCACTCGACCACCGACGGAGTGACGGGCGTGCTCCAGGGCGGCAACATCGCACCGCTGAAGGGCGAATCGCTGGTGTTCGACAACTTCACGGTCGACGGGCGCTTCTTCGTCACACGCGCCTTGAGCCTCGCGGCCGCGTACACGTACACGATGGGCCGCTTCGACACGAGCACGGGCCAGACGCGCCCGAAATGGAACCAGTTCGTCGCACAGGCCGACTACGCGCTGTCGAAGCGCACGGACGCGTATCTCGAAGGCGTCTACCAGAGCGTAAGCGGTGGCAACGGCAATCCCGCATTCAACGCGACAGTCTGGACGCTCACGCCTTCGGCGAACAACAACCAGGTCGTCGTCGCCCTGGGGCTGCGGCACAAGTTCTGA
- the pal gene encoding peptidoglycan-associated lipoprotein Pal, with amino-acid sequence MTKTSRFAVLATLALLAGCHHAAKTPENAGMAPTPSSEAVATVTADDLNNPNSPLAKRSIYFDFDQYTVKPEFQSLLQAHADYLRSHPARRVLIQGNTDERGTSEYNLALGQRRSQAVLGALETLGVQATQLEAVSLGKEKPVALGHDEDSWAQNRRADLVYR; translated from the coding sequence ATGACCAAAACGAGCCGATTTGCGGTCCTGGCAACCCTCGCACTGCTGGCCGGTTGCCACCACGCGGCGAAAACACCCGAGAACGCCGGCATGGCGCCGACGCCCTCGAGCGAAGCCGTCGCAACGGTGACGGCCGACGATCTCAACAATCCGAACAGCCCGCTCGCGAAGCGCAGCATCTACTTCGATTTCGACCAGTACACCGTGAAGCCCGAATTCCAGTCGCTGCTGCAGGCGCACGCCGACTACCTGCGCAGCCATCCGGCGCGGCGCGTGCTGATCCAGGGCAACACCGACGAACGCGGGACGTCCGAATACAACCTCGCGCTGGGCCAACGCCGTTCGCAAGCCGTGTTGGGCGCGCTCGAAACGCTCGGCGTACAGGCCACGCAACTCGAGGCGGTCAGCCTCGGCAAGGAAAAGCCGGTCGCACTGGGCCACGACGAGGATTCGTGGGCGCAGAACCGCCGCGCCGATCTCGTCTATCGTTGA
- a CDS encoding cytochrome c translates to MKRTFAHRVARAAGFPALAAACALLLAACGGHDAPASTAASGAPGADPVARGRYLVKAADCAACHSAKDGAPFAGGAKLDSPYGTFYGSNITPDKDHGIGNWSADDFYAALHDGKAPAKRLYPSMPYTSYRQLTRADTDAMYAYLMTVKPVAQENRAHELKFPYNLRFGMFFWDMVFLKDSLPDASTGQSADWQRGRYLANALGHCAECHTPRTFTGQLDSAKPLAGAALGRVAAPDITPAGLAARGWTGTDLQTFFGVGIAPQGSAFGEMYPVVHLSTQTMTKDDLRALSVYLVGDTPPVPQPVKPVSADAAQLAAGRSVYLAVCAGCHGFNGEGKPHVAVPMNGNSTVRQGDPRNLLVAMLDGIEEQKFAGFENLQPMPGFAHTLSDDELAQLANYLRATWGGQPASVTPADVKAMR, encoded by the coding sequence ATGAAACGCACATTCGCCCATCGTGTCGCGCGGGCCGCGGGCTTCCCCGCGCTCGCGGCCGCCTGCGCGCTGCTGCTCGCCGCCTGCGGCGGCCATGACGCGCCGGCCTCGACCGCGGCTTCCGGCGCGCCCGGGGCCGACCCGGTCGCGCGCGGCCGCTACCTCGTCAAGGCTGCCGACTGCGCGGCGTGCCACAGCGCGAAGGACGGCGCGCCGTTCGCCGGCGGCGCGAAGCTCGATTCGCCGTACGGCACGTTCTACGGCTCGAACATCACGCCCGACAAGGATCACGGGATTGGCAACTGGAGCGCGGACGACTTCTACGCCGCGCTGCACGACGGCAAGGCGCCGGCCAAGCGCCTGTATCCGTCGATGCCGTACACGTCGTACCGGCAGCTCACGCGTGCCGACACCGACGCGATGTACGCGTACCTGATGACGGTCAAGCCCGTCGCGCAGGAAAACCGCGCGCACGAGCTGAAGTTCCCGTACAACCTGCGCTTCGGGATGTTCTTCTGGGACATGGTGTTCCTGAAGGACAGCCTGCCCGACGCGTCGACCGGCCAGTCCGCCGACTGGCAGCGCGGCCGCTATCTCGCGAACGCGCTCGGCCACTGCGCGGAATGCCACACGCCGCGCACGTTTACAGGCCAGCTCGACAGCGCGAAGCCGCTCGCGGGCGCCGCGCTCGGCCGCGTGGCCGCGCCGGACATCACGCCGGCGGGCCTTGCCGCGCGCGGCTGGACGGGCACCGACCTGCAGACGTTCTTCGGCGTCGGCATCGCGCCGCAAGGCTCGGCGTTCGGCGAGATGTATCCGGTCGTGCACCTGAGCACGCAGACCATGACGAAGGACGACCTGCGCGCGTTGTCCGTGTACCTGGTCGGCGACACGCCGCCCGTGCCGCAGCCCGTGAAGCCGGTGTCGGCCGACGCCGCGCAGCTCGCGGCCGGCCGCTCGGTGTATCTCGCGGTCTGCGCGGGCTGTCACGGCTTCAATGGCGAAGGCAAGCCGCACGTGGCGGTGCCGATGAACGGCAATTCGACGGTGCGCCAGGGCGACCCGCGCAACCTGCTGGTCGCGATGCTCGACGGCATCGAAGAGCAGAAGTTTGCCGGCTTCGAGAACCTGCAGCCGATGCCGGGCTTCGCGCACACGCTGAGCGACGATGAGCTCGCGCAGCTCGCGAACTACCTGCGCGCGACGTGGGGCGGCCAGCCCGCAAGCGTCACGCCGGCCGACGTGAAGGCCATGCGTTAA
- a CDS encoding GNAT family N-acetyltransferase → MDDAQTIADFHVKVWRHTYRDLAPAEAHAVLDEHYRGKKWQEKLSSNDDSQLVLIAEIDNRIVGIGAAGAPSESIFDGRGEIKFLYVDPEFKRRGIGRKLLAQLATHLRTLRYQGAALSVVKGNESAIAFYEALHGRVAGEYIDPGPIWRSQNIVMVWDELASLVS, encoded by the coding sequence ATGGACGATGCGCAGACGATCGCCGATTTTCACGTAAAGGTCTGGAGGCATACCTATCGGGATCTCGCACCGGCGGAAGCGCATGCCGTCCTCGACGAACACTATCGCGGCAAAAAATGGCAGGAAAAGCTGTCGTCGAACGATGACAGCCAGCTTGTACTCATTGCCGAGATCGACAACAGGATCGTCGGAATCGGGGCGGCTGGCGCGCCGTCGGAATCGATATTCGACGGCCGTGGCGAGATCAAATTCCTGTATGTCGATCCCGAATTCAAGCGTCGCGGCATCGGCCGCAAGCTGCTTGCACAACTCGCGACGCATTTGCGAACGTTGCGGTATCAGGGCGCCGCGTTGAGTGTCGTCAAGGGAAACGAGTCTGCGATCGCATTTTATGAGGCGCTGCACGGTCGGGTTGCAGGCGAGTACATCGATCCGGGGCCGATCTGGCGGTCGCAAAACATCGTCATGGTGTGGGACGAACTTGCGAGTCTCGTTTCCTGA